One part of the Dyadobacter sp. 676 genome encodes these proteins:
- a CDS encoding VOC family protein, whose translation MQKIVPHLWFDKEAEEAAAFYTSVFPESRVTSITTIEGSPSGDCDMVVFELWHQKFYAISAGPLFKFNPSISFMVNFDPLFFGGSADAARAKLDQVWSQLSDGGSALMPLDKYPFSERYGWVADKYGVSWQLILTNPDGDPRPPIIPSLLFVGEQCGRAEEAINFYCSVFPDSKIGGIHHYAEGMAPDKPGTVMFADFQLADSWFAAMDSAHEHKFAFNEAVSLLVNCEDQAEMDRYTDRMSAVPHAEQCGWIKDKFGVSWQISPIALEEMLVNGSREQINRVCRALFPMKRIDLAVLEKEFNGQ comes from the coding sequence ATGCAAAAAATAGTCCCACATTTATGGTTTGACAAGGAAGCCGAAGAGGCAGCGGCGTTTTATACTTCCGTATTTCCAGAATCCCGTGTCACCAGCATTACCACCATCGAAGGCTCGCCGTCCGGCGATTGCGATATGGTTGTTTTTGAGCTCTGGCACCAGAAGTTCTACGCGATCAGCGCGGGGCCGCTTTTCAAGTTCAATCCGTCCATTTCGTTTATGGTGAATTTCGATCCGTTGTTTTTCGGCGGGTCCGCGGACGCCGCGCGGGCAAAACTGGACCAGGTGTGGAGTCAACTGTCCGACGGTGGTTCGGCGTTGATGCCGCTCGATAAATATCCATTTAGCGAGCGGTACGGATGGGTGGCGGATAAATACGGCGTTTCATGGCAGTTGATCCTCACCAATCCCGACGGAGACCCTCGTCCGCCGATCATACCTTCGCTTCTGTTTGTAGGAGAGCAATGTGGCAGGGCCGAGGAGGCGATCAATTTTTACTGTTCGGTTTTTCCGGACTCTAAAATAGGAGGGATACACCACTACGCCGAGGGCATGGCCCCGGATAAGCCCGGTACGGTCATGTTCGCGGATTTTCAACTGGCCGACTCCTGGTTCGCGGCGATGGATAGCGCCCATGAACACAAGTTCGCATTCAATGAAGCCGTTTCGTTGCTTGTCAATTGCGAGGATCAGGCCGAAATGGATCGCTATACCGACAGGATGTCTGCCGTTCCCCATGCCGAGCAATGCGGGTGGATTAAAGACAAATTTGGCGTTTCATGGCAGATTTCCCCCATTGCTTTGGAAGAAATGCTTGTTAACGGTTCGCGGGAGCAGATCAACCGCGTATGCCGGGCATTGTTCCCGATGAAGAGGATCGATCTGGCCGTTTTGGAAAAGGAGTTTAACGGACAGTAG
- a CDS encoding alpha-amylase family protein, which yields MGKTIIPLLLLLLTFRAFGQQKVASRQFRENFWYKNSIIYNLEIGTFKDSDGDGRGDINGLISKLDYLKMLGVDVIWLAPFQPSPGADDGYDVADYYGIEPALGTAGDFAELMHQVKKRGMRVIMDLVINHTSDQHPWFKNARSAKNARYRDWYVWSPTKPRDADKGMVFPGVQKSVWTLDSITNEYYYHRFYKFQPDLNFMNPEVMKESQRIIGYWLNQGISGFRLDAVPFIIEVPYTGSDKPKLDFGFLKDIRQFAQSRQADAAILGEANVEPKENISYFGEHGEGIQLMFNFFANQHLFYAFATGDLKPFRQAMQETATIAESAQWAYFLRNHDEIDLGRLSDAQRERVYAAMGPDTNMQLYDRGIRRRLAPMMRNDRRRLEMAYSLLFSLPGTPVIRYGEELGMGDDLRLKERLSVRTPMQWNSTKNAGFTTAGSAFRPVIDEGEYGFKKVNAEAQWRDSTSLLSRIAAMTRVRKSCPEIGLGSPTIVESGSEDILAIRHDYEGKSLIILHNFSNAPRKASFAIKTGRKLYDLWNVAGDREVADGRVSVELPAYGYRWFRIDGVLP from the coding sequence ATGGGTAAAACTATCATTCCCCTTCTTCTCTTACTGCTGACTTTCCGCGCATTCGGACAGCAGAAGGTGGCCTCCCGGCAATTCAGGGAAAATTTCTGGTACAAAAACAGCATTATTTACAACCTGGAAATCGGCACCTTCAAGGACAGCGACGGCGACGGGCGGGGCGACATCAACGGGTTGATCAGCAAGCTCGATTACCTGAAAATGCTGGGCGTCGATGTGATCTGGCTGGCGCCGTTCCAACCCTCGCCCGGTGCCGATGACGGCTATGACGTGGCCGACTACTACGGCATCGAGCCTGCCCTCGGAACTGCCGGCGACTTCGCCGAGCTCATGCATCAGGTCAAAAAAAGGGGCATGCGCGTTATCATGGACCTGGTGATCAATCACACTTCCGACCAGCATCCCTGGTTCAAGAACGCACGAAGCGCGAAGAATGCCCGGTACCGCGACTGGTACGTATGGTCGCCCACCAAACCGCGCGATGCCGACAAGGGAATGGTTTTTCCCGGTGTTCAAAAGTCCGTGTGGACACTCGACAGCATCACGAACGAATATTATTACCATCGCTTCTATAAGTTTCAGCCCGACCTCAACTTCATGAACCCCGAGGTCATGAAGGAAAGCCAGCGCATTATCGGATATTGGCTCAATCAGGGTATTTCGGGCTTCCGGCTCGATGCCGTGCCGTTTATCATCGAGGTCCCGTATACCGGTTCCGACAAGCCCAAACTGGATTTCGGCTTCCTGAAAGACATCCGGCAGTTCGCCCAATCGCGTCAGGCCGATGCCGCGATCCTGGGCGAAGCGAATGTCGAACCGAAGGAAAACATCAGCTATTTTGGCGAGCATGGCGAGGGTATCCAGCTGATGTTCAACTTTTTCGCCAACCAGCACCTGTTCTACGCATTTGCCACCGGGGACCTGAAACCATTCAGACAGGCCATGCAAGAAACCGCCACCATCGCGGAAAGCGCTCAATGGGCCTATTTTCTACGGAACCACGACGAGATAGACCTCGGCCGGCTGAGCGATGCGCAACGCGAGCGCGTTTATGCGGCCATGGGCCCGGACACCAACATGCAGCTTTACGACCGCGGTATCCGCCGCAGACTGGCCCCGATGATGCGCAATGACCGCCGCCGGCTCGAAATGGCTTACAGCCTGCTGTTCTCGCTCCCCGGCACGCCGGTGATACGTTATGGCGAAGAGTTGGGAATGGGCGACGACCTGCGGCTCAAGGAACGGCTCTCCGTTCGCACACCCATGCAATGGAATTCCACTAAAAATGCCGGCTTCACAACCGCGGGCTCCGCATTCAGGCCCGTAATCGACGAAGGCGAATACGGCTTTAAAAAAGTAAACGCGGAAGCACAATGGCGCGACAGTACTTCGCTGCTGAGCCGGATCGCCGCGATGACCCGGGTCCGTAAATCATGCCCGGAGATAGGCTTGGGCAGCCCCACAATCGTGGAAAGCGGCTCGGAAGATATTCTCGCCATCCGTCACGACTATGAGGGTAAATCGCTGATTATACTACACAATTTTTCCAATGCCCCCCGGAAAGCCAGCTTCGCAATCAAAACCGGTCGAAAGCTGTACGACCTGTGGAATGTGGCGGGAGACAGGGAAGTCGCCGACGGCCGCGTCTCCGTCGAACTTCCGGCTTATGGCTACCGCTGGTTCCGGATTGACGGGGTATTGCCCTGA
- a CDS encoding DUF3574 domain-containing protein, which yields MINLKQLRAWTTVALLGLSSCAGYQRTDLYFGRDIPGGGTVTDQQWKNFSDSVISAYFPEGYTEWDAHGRWKDTETKQTITEPTKVVTFLGRKTRQRSAALDSITQCYLRRFRQQSVLRTDMKPKVKFIGNTP from the coding sequence ATGATAAACCTGAAACAACTCCGTGCCTGGACTACGGTTGCGCTTCTGGGCCTTTCGTCCTGCGCAGGCTATCAGCGCACCGACCTGTACTTCGGCCGGGACATTCCGGGCGGCGGAACGGTAACCGACCAGCAATGGAAGAATTTCAGCGACAGTGTCATCAGCGCCTATTTTCCGGAGGGTTACACGGAGTGGGATGCTCATGGCCGGTGGAAAGACACCGAAACGAAACAAACGATCACCGAACCTACCAAAGTGGTCACATTTCTGGGCCGGAAGACCCGGCAAAGGAGCGCCGCACTCGACAGCATTACCCAGTGCTACCTGCGCCGGTTCCGCCAGCAGAGCGTACTACGCACCGACATGAAACCGAAAGTAAAGTTCATCGGCAACACACCCTGA